In Ornithodoros turicata isolate Travis unplaced genomic scaffold, ASM3712646v1 ctg00000864.1, whole genome shotgun sequence, one DNA window encodes the following:
- the LOC135375459 gene encoding CDK5 regulatory subunit-associated protein 3-like yields the protein MPEVDEVTNLLSGTYINYFHCKRIVEILKDTEASSKNIFGRYSSQRMKDWQEIVRLYEKDNMYLAEAAQMLIRTVNYEVPALKRQIAKCQQVQQESIKKESDYTKHAEELKARYRQECKQLGIPGECVKKELLALLDELPTVFTDVVTQLKGCDKAIQFYKLFLEFTVGSEKAGPVLPLATFLIEHGNATTYQWKHGEAPEVVEETLPVVPVDLDNGSGHEDQIDFGDLNLDPGAAVGNGSPNGDFVHVDFNEGLEPVVVQEDEIKWDISIEDAGITVDSSSDDKGATVDGAKVARGSDALSILHNPETRATFLNELGELQCFLTQRLNELRIQGDALAASIAQAAPDQVQLQTADRVEAMLAHLEVVLAALTSKRMQHLYQLHSSPKYVDRLVGSLQQLLYQADKMEQSRRAVLVGAEEALAEQRQLEPKRDLILLKTRELQKQIQEEISKRYKDRPVNIMGGITVM from the exons ATGCCTGAAGTGGATGAGGTCACCAATCTTCTGTCAGGAACAT ATATCAACTACTTCCATTGCAAGAGAATAGTGGAGATTTTGAAGGACACTGAAGCCAGCAGTAAAAATATATTTGGAAGGTATTCCTCACAGAGGATGAAAGACTGGCAAGAAATTGTGAGGCTGTATGAGAAAGACAACATGTATCTAG CGGAAGCCGCACAGATGCTCATTCGTACGGTGAACTATGAAGTGCCTGCCCTCAAGAGGCAGATTGCTAAGTGCCAGCAAGTACAGCAG GAGTCGATAAAGAAAGAATCGGACTACACAAAGCACGCCGAGGAGCTGAAAGCACGATACCGCCAAGAATGCAAGCAGCTTGGGATACCG GGAGAATGTGTGAAGAAAGAATTGCTTGCACTCTTGGATGAGCTCCCTACAGTCTTCACTGATGTCGTTACTCAGTTGAAAGGCTGCGACAAAGCAATCCAGTTCTATAAGCTGTTTCTCGAGTTTACTGTGGGAAG TGAGAAAGCTGGCCCAGTGTTGCCTTTGGCGACGTTCCTTATTGAACATGGTAATGCAACGACATACCAGTGGAAGCATGGTGAGGCTCCCGAGGTGGTTGAAGAAACGTTACCCGTTGTCCCGGTAGATTTGGATAACGGCAGCGGACATGAGGACCAG ATTGACTTTGGAGATTTGAACCTGGATCCTGGCGCTGCAGTTGGCAATGGCTCACCCAATGGCGACTTTGTGCAT GTGGACTTTAACGAAGGTCTGGAGCCCGTAGTGGTTCAGGAAGATGAAATCAAATGGGACATCAGTATAGAAGATGCTGGAATCACAGTGGATAGCTCATCTGATGACAAAG GGGCCACTGTAGACGGTGCCAAGGTTGCTCGAGGAAGTGACGCGCTTTCCATCCTGCACAACCCTGAAACACGTGCAACCTTTCTTAACGAGCTTGGGGAG TTGCAATGCTTTTTGACTCAACGGTTGAACGAACTGAGGATTCAAGGGGACGCTCTCGCAGCCAGCATTGCTCAAGCAGCGCCAGACCAGGTGCAGCTGCAGACGGCTGACCGTGTGGAGGCCATGCTAGCTCACCTCGAGGTTGTCCTGGCAGCGCTCACTTCCAAGCGCATGCAGCACCTTTACCAGCTACATAGTTCTCCAAA GTACGTGGACCGTCTGGTGGGGTCGCTCCAGCAACTTCTGTATCAAGCAGACAAAATGGAGCAGTCACGGCGGGCTGTTCTGGTTGGGGCCGAGGAAGCTCTGGCGGAACAGAGGCAGCTTGAACCCAAGAGGGACTTAATTCTACTGAAAACCAGGGAGCTTCAAAAACAG ATCCAAGAGGAGATTTCAAAACGGTACAAGGACCGCCCCGTCAACATCATGGGAGGTATCACGGTCATGTGA
- the LOC135375466 gene encoding uncharacterized protein LOC135375466, translating to MIFACSNLVAPVSRTLVSAASRNCMRPLSSTISVSKLFDEQNQSVALLGRQEVRTLQTSAVRKDIDSAAKFIGAGAATVGVAGSGAGIGSVFGSLIIGYARNPSLKQQLFSYAILGFALSEAMGLFCLMMAFLLLFAF from the exons ATGATCTTCGCTTGCTCCAATCTCGTTGCCCCGGTCTCCAGGACCTTG GTGTCTGCGGCTTCTCGCAACTGCATGCGGCCACTCTCATCGACGATTAGCGTGAGCAAGCTTTTTGATGAG CAAAACCAGAGTGTGGCACTTTTGGGTCGACAGGAGGTTCGCACCCTCCAGACAAGTGCAGTGCGCAAGGACATTGACTCCGCGGCTAAGTTCATTGGTGCCGGTGCCGCCACAGTAGGAGTGGCCGGCTCCGGAGCTGGTATCGGGAGCGTGTTCGGCAGCCTTATCATCGGCTATGCCCGCAACCCATCCCTGAAGCAGCAGCTCTTCTCTTACGCCATCCTGGGATTTGCCTTGTCCGAGGCCATGGGTCTCTTCTGTCTTATGATGGCCTTCTTGCTGCTGTTTGCTTTCTAA